Proteins from a single region of Canis aureus isolate CA01 chromosome 26, VMU_Caureus_v.1.0, whole genome shotgun sequence:
- the LOC144297942 gene encoding large ribosomal subunit protein eL31-like, whose product MTGPGRMAPAKKGGEKKKGRSATNEVVTREYTINIHKHIHGVGFKKRAPQALKEIQKFAMKEMGTPDVRIDTRLNKAVWAKGIRNVPYRIHVRLSRQRNEDEDSPNKLYTLVNYVPVTTFKNLQTINVDEN is encoded by the exons ATGACAG GGCCCGGCAGAATGGCTCCCGCAAAGAAGGGTGGCGAGAAGAAGAAGGGCCGTTCTGCCACCaacgaggtagtgaccagagaataCACCATCAACATCCACAAACATATCCATGGAGTGGGTTTCAAGAAGCGTGCCCCTCAGGCACTCAAAGAGATCCAGAAATTtgccatgaaggagatgggaactccagatgtgcgcattgacaccaggctcaacaaagctgtctgggccaaaggaataaggaatgttccatacCGTATCCATGTGCGGTTGTCCAGACAACGTAACGAGGATGAAgattcaccaaacaagctctacaCGCTGGTTAACTACGTACctgtcaccactttcaaaaatctacagactattaatgtggatgagaactga